A region of the Sinorhizobium arboris LMG 14919 genome:
CGCGAGATCGATGGCCGGGTACGTGAGCGCCTGGAACTGCTGAAGGCCAAGAACTACGTGGAGGCCGACGGCATTCGCGCCGATCTCCTTGCGAGAGGCATTCAGCTCAAGGACGGCAAGGACCCCGAGACCGGCGAACGGGTGACCACCTGGGAGGTGAAGCGGTCTCAGGTCTAGAGCGGGATGAGGAAGGAGGAGGGCGATATGGCTGACGAGATACATGCGGGCGGGTGCCAGTGTGGCGCGGTCCGGTTTCGCGTCGAGGGCAAACTCGGCGATGCTTCCGTCTGTCATTGCCGCATGTGCCAGAAGGCGAGCGGCAATTTCTACCTGCCGCTTGTTTCCGTACGCGGCGCGAAGCTCGTATGGACCCGGGGCGAGCGCGAGCGCTTCCAGTCCTCGAATGTCGTCTGGCGCGGCTTCTGCGGCGACTGCGGAACGCCGCTGACCTACGAGGCGCCGGACGGCATGGCGCTCGCGATCGCTGCTTTCGACAGGCCGGAAGGCATCGTGCCGGCGATCCAATGGGGCGTCGAAGGGAAACTGCCCTATGTGGATCATATATCCGAACTGCCTGGAGAAAAGACCATGGCCGACGCCGAGGCCGTCTCGTTTCTCGCCGATCTCGTTTCCTATCAGCATCCCGACCACGACACCGAAACCTGGCCACCGGAGGAAAGAGGATGAGCAATACCGTCAGGACTGGAGGCTGCCAGTGCGGGGCCGTTCGCTTCCGCATCCACGGAGAGCTCGGGCGCCCCTCGATCTGCCATTGCCGCATGTGTCAGAAGCAGTTCGGCTCGTTCTTCTCCGCCTTGGTGACGGCGCCGAAGGATGGGGTCGAGTGGACCCGTGACGAACCGAGCTATTTCCAGTCATCGGTCAATATCGATCGCGGCTTCTGCCCGAAATGCGGAACGCCGCTGACCTATCGGCATCCCGGCGGCCTCGAAATCGCCATAGGCGCATTCGACGACCGCTCCGATCTCGCGCCGCAAATCCAGGTCAATTACCAGTCCCGGCTTCCCTGGGTCGAAACAATCTTCGAGCAGCCGGTTCACGACGATCCCGCCTATTATGGGCGGCAGGAGCAGATCATCTCGTTTCAGCACCCGGATCACGAGACGGAGCAGTGGCCGCCGGGCGGGGTCTGGGGACGATGATCGGACGCATCTTCACCGGCGGCTGCCAGTGCGGCGCGGTGCGGTATCGCGCCGAGGGCACGCTGGACGATCCGCATATCTGCCATTGCCGTATGTGTCAGAAGGCCGCGGGCAACTACTTTCTGCCGCTCGCCAACGTTGCGCGCGAGGATTTCCGCATCACGCGCGGCCAGCCCGCCTGGTTCCGATCGTCCGGTCTCGTTCGCCGCGGCTTCTGCCGCGACTGCGGGACACCGCTTTTCTACGACATGCCGGAGGCGAGCTTCCTGAACATCGCGCTCGGCTCGCTCGACGATCCGGATGACGTGCAGCCGGTCTATCAGTCTGGCGTCGAGGCGCGAATGTTCTGGTTTTCGCATCTGCCGGCCCTGCCGGAGAGGGAAACGGACGACGGCAGCAAAGCGGCCGCAGAGCGTCATCTCATTGTCCTGGAAACCAACCGCCAGCATCCCGACTACGACACGGTGCACTGGCCGCCCGAGGAAGATCTACCGTGAGTTCTCAGTTGCGCACCCTCTATCCCGAAATCGAGCCCTATGCGTCCGGTCACCTCCATGTCGGCGACGGCCATGCGGTCTATTGGGAGCGGGTGGGCACGCCCGGAGCCAAGCCGGCGGTCTTCCTGCATGGCGGTCCGGGCGGTACGATCTCGCCGAACCATCGACGGCTGTTCGATCCGGAACTCTACGACGTGATGCTGTTCGATCAGCGTGGCTGCGGCAAGTCGACGCCGCATGCGGAAATCGAGGCCAATACGACCTGGCATCTCGTGGCTGATATCGAACGGCTGCGGGAACTGGCCGCCGTCGACAAATGGCTCGTCTTCGGCGGCTCCTGGGGATCGACGCTGGCGCTCGCCTATGCCGAGAACCATCCTGAGCGGGTCTCCGAGCTCGTCGTCAGGGGTATTTACACGCTGACCAAGGCCGAGCTCGACTGGTACTATCAGTTCGGCGTCTCGGAAATGTTCCCCGACAAGTGGGAGCGTTTCATCGCCCCGATCCCGCCGGAAGAACGCCATGAGATGATGCGGGCCTATCACCGGCGCCTCACGAGTGAGGACCGTGCGACGCGGCTTGCCGCGGCCAGGGCCTGGAGCATATGGGAGGGGGAGACAATCACCCTGCTGCCGGAGCCGGCCACCAGTACGCCCTTCGAGGACGAGGAGTACGCTCATGCGTTCGCACGCATCGAGAACCACTTCTTCGTCAACGCCGGCTGGCTGGAGGAGGGGCAATTGCTGCGCGATGCGCACAAGCTACACGCAATCCCGGGTGTGATCGTACACGGCCGCTACGACATGCCGTGCCCGGCGAAATATGCCTGGCAGTTGCACAAAGCTTGGCCCGACGCCGAATTCCATCTCGTCGAGGGGGCGGGACATGCCTATTCGGAGCCGGGCATTCTCGACCGTCTGATCCGCGCGACCGACAAATTCGCCGGCAAGGTCGAATAGGGCGGATGGGAAGAACACCGTAATCGAGCCGTGAATTGCAGTTGGAACCGAGACATGACCAGGGAACGCATCTATCTCTTCGACACGACGCTTCGGGACGGACAGCAGACGCCCGGCATCGACTTTTCCGTTGAGGACAAGATCGCCATCGCGTCCCTGCTCGATCAATTCGGCATGGATTACGTTGAGGGCGGGTATCCCGGCGCCAATCCGACGGACACGGAATTCTTCAAGTGCCGGCGCACCGAGCAGGCTTCCTTCGTCGCCTTCGGCATGACCAAGCGCGCCGGCGTCTCCGCTTCCAACGACCCGGGCCTCAATGCGCTGCTGGACGCGAAGAGCGATGCGATCTGTCTTGTCGCCAAGAGCTGGGACTATCATGTCAAAGTGGCGCTCGGCTGCTCCAACGAGGAGAATCTCGACAATATCCGCGCATCCGTCGAGGCGGTCGTCTCATCCGGGCGCGAGGCGATGGTGGATTGCGAGCATTTCTTCGACGGATACAAGGCGAACCCCGCCTATGCGATCGCTTGCGCGAAAACGGCTCGCGACGCGGGCGCCCGCTGGGTCGTGCTTTGCGACACCAATGGCGGGACGCAGACTCCCGAAATCCGCGATATCGTCTCGGCCGTGATCGCGGCGGGTGTGCCCGGTGCAAATCTCGGCATCCACGCGCATAACGATACGGGGCAGGCGGTGGCCAACTCGCTGGCGGCAATCGAAGCCGGCGTTCGTCAGATACAGGGCACGCTCAACGGCATCGGCGAACGTTGCGGCAACGCCAATCTTGTCACGCTGATTGCGACGCTTGGGTTGAAGGAAGCCTATTCGAGCCGCTTCGAGACGGGAATCGATGCCGAAAGGCTCCAGGAGCTGACCAAGCTCGCCCATGCCTTCGACGAGTTGCTCAACCGCTCGCCCGATCCCCAGGCTCCTTATGTCGGCGCTTCGGCTTTTGCCACCAAAGCCGGTATCCACGCCTCTGCGCTGCTCAAGGATCCGAGAACCTACGAGCACGTCGCGCCGGAAACCGTCGGCAACCTGCGCAAGGTCATGGTCTCGGATCAGGGCGGCAAGGCCAATTTCATCAATGCCCTCAAGCGGCGCGGCATCACGGTCTCCAAGGACGACCCACGGCTCGACAAGTTGATCTCGATCGTCAAGGAACGCGAGGCGACGGGGTATGCCTATGAGGGCGCGGATGCGAGCTTCGCGCTGCTCGCGAGCCGCATTCTCGGCTCCGTGCCCGATTTCTTCCGGGTGGAGAGCTTTCGGGTCATGGTCGAGCGCCGATTCGATGCGAACGGCAAACTGAAGACGGTGTCGGAAGCCGTGGTCAAGGTGATCGTTGACGGCGAGACGATGATGTCTGTCGCCGAGGGTCACGGCCCGGTCAACGCGCTCGACCTCGCGCTTCGCAAGGACCTCGGGAAGTATCAGTCGGAGATCGCCGACCTCGAGCTGGCCGATTACAAGGTGCGCATCCTCAACGGCGGCACCGAGGCCGTCACCCGCGTGCTGATCGAGTCGACGGACCGCACAGGCGCGCGCTGGTGGACGGTGGGCGTGTCCGACAACATCATTGACGCCTCATTTCAGGCGTTGATGGACAGTATCGTCTATAAGCTGCTCAAGAACCGTGACCAGGTCGGCTTGATCGCGGCGGAGTGAACCGCGTGCATGAGCGCCGTTCATTCATCGGTTCACGGAAATGAATTGGTGCATCACTTTCTGTTGGAGTAGGACGCAGGAAGAGTGACGGCAATTGCTCCCGAGAGGGGTCGCCGTCGATTGCGACCGGAGCGCTTTCCGCTCGGCTCCGGTGGAATTTCAGGATCGAAATCATGGCCGAGCAAAATGCGAACGTGCCCGCAGAGAATGTCGATTCCCCGAAAGGTTTCGCCTTCGCGCTTGCAGCCTACCTGCTGTGGGGCTTCCTGCCTTTCTTCATGAAGGCGGTGTCGCATATCCCTGCCGCGGAGGTCGTGGCGCATCGTATCGTCTGGTCGGTGCCGCTTGCGGGCCTCGTGCTCCTATGGCTCGGCCGCACGCAGGACGTGAAGGTTGCGCTTCGCTCACCGCGCGTGCTGATGATGGCCACGCTTACGGCGGCTCTCATCACGGTCAACTGGGGCATCTATGTGTGGGCGATCGGGGCGGGGCGAGCCATCGAGACGGCACTCGGCTACTATATCAACCCGCTGTTTTCGATTTTTCTCGGTGCGCTGCTGCTGAAGGAGAGGCCAAATCCGGCGCAGATGGTGGCGATCGGTCTTGCCGCGGTCGCCGTCGGCGTTCTCGCCTTCGACGCGGGCGGTCTTCCCTGGGTATCGATCGGGCTGTGCTTTTCCTGGGGTTTCTACGCCTTCTTCCGCAAGACCCTTCCGGTCGGACCGAACCAGGGCTTCTTTCTCGAAGTGCTGCTGCTGAGTATCCCGGCTGCCGGCTACATCATCTGGCTCGAGGCCACGGGGAAGGGCCACTTCCTCGGCGCCGCCAACATGACGGATGTCCTGCTGCTCCTTGCCTGCGGCATCGTCACCGCCGTGCCGCTGATGATCTACGCCAATGGCGCGAAGCTGCTCCGGCTTTCGACCATCGGGATCATGCAATACATCGCTCCGACGATGATATTCCTGATCGCCGTGTTCATCTTCCATGAACCCTTCGGAACGGCGAAACTGATCGCCTTCGCCCTGATCTGGGCCGCACTTTTCATTTATTCGGGTGCGATGCTTGCGGAGAGCAGGTCGCGGCGCGCGGTTCAACCGACGCCAGCCGAATAAACAGAGTTGACGGCGTCCTGCTGTTTCATTGAAACGGTGAAACAGTAAACGGCTGTCAACTCTTTGATATCGCCCACTTCCCGTGGAAAACCGTTACACATTTTCCTGGAAGTGCTCTTGCATCAGAGCCTGGAGATAATCTCGGCTTCGCCGTCGCGCCCGTTCGCGCGGGCTGAGGCAAGGATCCCGGGGACGATGTCCTCGGCCCGGTCGATCACCAGCGGCTGCACGAGATGTGCGGTATGGACGAATCCCTGGTCGCGCATGTGGTCGATCAGCTCCAGCATCGGATCCCAGAAGCCGTTTACATTGCCGAAGACCATCGGCTTCCTGTGGCGGCCGAGCTGCGCCCAGGTCATGATTTCGACGATTTCCTCGAGCGTGCCGATCCCGCCCGGAAGGGCCACGAAGGCGTCGGCGCGCTCGAACATCTTGTGCTTGCGCTCATGCATGTCGGCGGTCACGATCAGCTCGTTGAGCTGACCGAGCGAGTGGCGGGTCGCTTCCTTGTCCATCAGGAATTCGGGAATGATGCCGGTCACGTGGCCGCCGGCCGAAAGCACGCCGCTTGCCACGGCGCCCATGATTCCGCGCGTGCCGCCGCCATAAACGACACGCAGGCCATGATCGGCGATGGATTTGCCGAGAATGCGGTCCGCCTGGATGTGGGCGTCGTCCCGCCCGGGCTGAGAACCGCAATAAACGCAAACGGATAGAATCGGCGTAGTTTCCTTGTTCATGGGCCCACCAGACATTGCAGTGCAGCGCGGGTCAAGGAAAATGGAGGAAAAATCTCCGTCTGTCGAGCGTCGAAGCCATAGTGAGCGCTTGTATAGAACTATAAGAAACGTTAGCAATTTCAGTAATACATTGAAGAATTCGGACAGTGTGCTGCGGTTGCGCTATAATGCACAGCTAGCGTAGCAGCGCCGGCCGATGGGGCATGCGGGGAGCATCAAGGCGCTCCGCCCTGTGGAGAGTGGCATGATTAAGAATAAGGCCAGCTGGGTGGCCCTTGGCGTCCTGGCAATCGCGACCGCATTGATGGTCTTCGTGGTTCAGCCAAATCTGCGTGATAGCGACAAGGAGGCTGTGGCTCAATCCGGAGCAGGCGAGCAGTCCAGCCAAACGGCGGCGGCAACAAGCGCTGCAAACCCGCCCGCGACCCCGCAAGGCACCGCAGAGGAACAGGCTGCGGCATCGGAGACCTCCGATCCGGTGGCGAATTGGACCGTCCCTGGATTTGACGTCCTGCGTGTCGAACCGGACGGCTCGACAGTCGTCGCGGGCAGGGCCCAGCCCGGCACGAAGCTCGAGATTCTGAGCGGCGACACGGTCGTCGGTACCGCAGAGGTCGGCGCGGGAGGCGATTTTGCCGCCGTCTTCGACAAGCCGCTTGCGGCAGGCGACCACCAACTGACGCTTAGAAGCGTCGACTCAGGGGGACGCAGCAAGACGTCGGAGGAGGTCGCGACCGTTTCGGTGCCGAAGGATTCGAGCGGACAGCTGCTGGCGATGGTATCGAAAGCGGGCAAGGCGAGCCGGCTGATCACGACGCCGGAAGCTGAACCGAAACCGATGCAGGCAGCCGTCGAGGCGGACACGCAGCCGGCCGGCGAGCCTGGCGGGGCTTCCGTTTCTCCCGCCTCTCCGGCGACCATTCCCGGACTGCAGGTGACGGCGGTCGAGATCGAAGGCAGCATGATGTATGTCGCGGGCAACGCCAAGCCCCGCCGCTCTTGTCCGCATTTACGCGGACGACAAGCTGCTGGGTGAGGTGAAAGCCGATGACAAGGGACATTTCGTCGTCGACGGCGCGATCGAACTCTCGGTCGGCAGCCACATCATCCGCGCCGATATGATGAATGAAGATGCGAGCAAGGTGGCGATGCGTGCCTCCGTGCCTTTCGACAGGCCGTCGGGTGCCCAGGTTGCCGCCATTGCCGGTTCGACGCTCGGTGCGGCTACGACGGGTCTCGACAGCCTGAAGACGGAAGCGGGCAAGGCGCTCACCTTGCTGAAAGGGCTTTTCTCCGACGGGAAGCAGCCTTCCTCGGAGCAGCTCGCCGCAGCCCGCTCCGCAACCGAATTCGCCCTTCAGTCGCTCGCCGAATTCAAACCGGCCGACAACTCCGACCCGGCTTTGGCGGCAGCGGCCGCCGAAGCCTCCAGGGCGGCCGCGACGGCTCTGGACGCGCTGAAGGCTGCGCCGCAGGACCCTGCGAGCGTCGCGGCGGCGGTGGAGAAGTTCGACGGCGCTCTCGGTACTGCATTGACGCGGCAGAATGGCGGTACCTCGGTGGCATCCGCCGGTGCCTTGGCCATGCAGGCGAGCGACGTCGCCAAGCCGGCCGAGCCTTCGGCAGCCGGCGGCACAAGCCCAGCCGCTGTCGAACAGGCCGCGGCGCCGGCGTCGGATGCGGCAAAGGAACAGCCGGCGACCATCGAACAGGCGCCGCTCAAGGAGAGCAAGACGTCGGTGATCATCCGCCGCGGCGATACGCTGTGGCAGATATCGCGCCGCGTTTACGGGGCCGGTCTGCGTTACACCACCATTTACCTTGCGAATCGCGAGCAGATCGAAAATCCGGACCTGATCCGACCTGGCCAGGTTTTCGGGGTTCCGGACGAGACGCTTTCCGAGGAAGAATCGCGGGAGATCCACCGCAAGCATATGCGGCACTAGATCACGACGATTTAGGTCGTTATCGGCCTAAATCACGGAAGTCGTCGATTTCGAATGGGTTGGAGCCGTGTGAGGGCGGGAAGCCGCACACTTTCCCCTCGACACGCTCTAAAGGTTCAGCCGATCTTTTGCCGGCATTTCCATTGCCTCGGCGCAACGGCGGACCTATCTGTTCCGTCAGGAAAAGCGGCGTCTCCCTGAAGGCGCCGCTTTTCATTGAAGCTGTTGCTGGATGAAGAATTGCGCGTGCGGTGCCGCCGCCCGCCTGCGTGTCTTCGTCAAAAAAATGAAGCGGACTGAGACGTGCCCCAGAAGAAGACGGTTTCCGCAGACAGAGCCAATCCGATCGGAACCATCGCGAATCTGTGGCCCTATATGTGGCCGGCGGATCGGATCGATCTGAAGTTGAGGGTCGTCTGGGCGACGGTCATCCTGGTGGCCGCAAAAGCGGTCCTCATTCTCGTGCCCTATTTCTTCAAATGGGCGACGGATGCCCTCAACGACAAGCCTGACGCACTCGGTTACCTGCCGCAGTTCCTGACCGGCGCAGTCATGCTGGTGCTCGCCTATAATCTCGCCCGTCTCCTGCAGGCCGGCCTGAACCAGCTGCGCGATGCGCTTTTCGCGAGCGTCGGCCAGCATGCTGTCAGGCAGCTTGCCTACAAGACCTTCGTCCATATGCATCAGCTGTCGCTTCGCTTCCATCTCGAGCGGCGCACGGGCGGGCTCTCACGCATCATCGAGCGCGGCACCAAAGGCATCGAGACGATCGTCCGCTTCACGATCCTCAACAGCGTGCCGACTCTCATCGAGTTTCTTCTGACGGCGGTGATCTTCTGGTGGGGTTACGGTTTCACCTATCTCCTGGTGACCGCCGTCACGGTATGGCTCTACATCTGGTTCACGGTGCGTGCGAGCGACTGGCGCATCGCCATCAGACGCTCGATGAACGACAGCGACACGGATGCGAATACCAAGGCGATCGACTCGCTTCTCAATTTCGAGACCGTCAAATACTTCGGCAACGAGGAGATGGAGGCGAAGCGCTTCGACAAGTCGATGGAGCGTTACGAGCGGGCCGCGACGCAGGTCTGGACGTCGCTCGGCTGGCTGAATTTCGGTCAGGCACTGATTTTCGGTGCCGGCACGGCGGTGATGATGACGATTTCCGCGCTCGCGGTGCAACGCGGCGAACAGACGATCGGCGATTTCGTCTTCATCAACGCGATGTTGATCCAGCTCGCGATCCCGCTGAACTTCATCGGCTTCGTCTATCGCGAGATCCGCCAGGGGCTGACCGACATCGAGCACATGTTCGATCTCCTGGACGTCCGGGCGGAGGTCCTCGACCGGCCGAATGCGAAGGAGCTCAAGATCGAGCAGGGCGCAATCGCCTTCAAGGACGTCCAATTCGCCTATGACCCCGCCCGGCCGATTCTGAAGGGGATCAGCTTCGAAGTGCCGGCCGGCAGGACGGTGGCGGTCGTTGGCCCGTCCGGCGCCGGCAAGTCGACCCTTTCCCGGCTTCTCTACCGATTTTACGACGTGCAGGAAGGTTCGATTACCATCGACGGCCAGGACGTGCGCGATATCACCCAAAAGAGCCTCCGGGCGGTTATCGGCATGGTGCCGCAGGACACGGTACTCTTCAACGATACGATTGCCTATAACATCCGCTACGGCCGGGTGACGGCGAGCGATGCGGAGGTCGAGGCGGCCGCCGAGGCGGCACAGATCGCAGATTTCATCCGCGATCTGCCGGAAGGCTTCCGCGCCATGGTCGGCGAACGCGGGCTCAAGCTTTCCGGCGGCGAAAAGCAGCGCGTCGCGATCGCGCGAACCATTCTGAAGGCGCCCCCGATCCTGATCCTCGACGAGGCGACGTCGGCGCTGGACACGAAAACGGAGCAGGAAATCCAGGCCGCCCTCGACGTCGTGTCGCGCAATCGCACCACGCTCGTGATCGCCCATCGACTGTCGACTGTCATCAATGCCGACGAGATCATCGTGCTGAAGGATGGCGTCATCGCTGAACGCGGCACGCATGGCGAGCTGATCGATCGCGACGGTCTCTATGCCTCCATGTGGAGCCGTCAGCGCGAGGCGACGCAGGCGGAGGAGCAGCTGAAGCGGGTGCGCGAGAGCGACGAGCTCGGCATTGTCGACCGCGGTGTGCCGGCGCTTTAACAGAACGGATCTCCCCCGTCGCCTGGCCTTCGACGTTGCCGGGCTTGCGGATTCGCGCTAGTTCACGTCGCAAAGCAAATATGGAGAGTAGAGTTCATGAGTTTGATCGACACAGTGCGCAACACGCTCGTACCGGTCCACCGGGAAGGCTACCGCTTCATTGCGATTTTCTTTGTCGTTTCGCTGGCGCTCGGCTTTCTCTGGGAACCGCTGATGTGGATCGGTTTCCTTCTGACCGCCTGGTGTGCTTATTTCTTCCGCGATCCGGAACGCATGACGCCGATCGACGACGATCTCGTCATCAGCCCGGCGGACGGGACGGTATCGTCGGTCGCCACCGTGACGCCGCCTGAGGAACTGGGCCTCGGCTCGGAGCCGATGCTGCGCATCTCGGTCTTCATGAATGTCTTCAACTGCCACGTGAACCGTGCGCCGATGAGCGGCACGGTACGCCGGATCGCCTACCGCGCCGGCAAGTTCGTTAATGCCGAGCTGGA
Encoded here:
- a CDS encoding GFA family protein, with the protein product MADEIHAGGCQCGAVRFRVEGKLGDASVCHCRMCQKASGNFYLPLVSVRGAKLVWTRGERERFQSSNVVWRGFCGDCGTPLTYEAPDGMALAIAAFDRPEGIVPAIQWGVEGKLPYVDHISELPGEKTMADAEAVSFLADLVSYQHPDHDTETWPPEERG
- a CDS encoding GFA family protein, giving the protein MSNTVRTGGCQCGAVRFRIHGELGRPSICHCRMCQKQFGSFFSALVTAPKDGVEWTRDEPSYFQSSVNIDRGFCPKCGTPLTYRHPGGLEIAIGAFDDRSDLAPQIQVNYQSRLPWVETIFEQPVHDDPAYYGRQEQIISFQHPDHETEQWPPGGVWGR
- a CDS encoding GFA family protein — translated: MIGRIFTGGCQCGAVRYRAEGTLDDPHICHCRMCQKAAGNYFLPLANVAREDFRITRGQPAWFRSSGLVRRGFCRDCGTPLFYDMPEASFLNIALGSLDDPDDVQPVYQSGVEARMFWFSHLPALPERETDDGSKAAAERHLIVLETNRQHPDYDTVHWPPEEDLP
- the pip gene encoding prolyl aminopeptidase — translated: MSSQLRTLYPEIEPYASGHLHVGDGHAVYWERVGTPGAKPAVFLHGGPGGTISPNHRRLFDPELYDVMLFDQRGCGKSTPHAEIEANTTWHLVADIERLRELAAVDKWLVFGGSWGSTLALAYAENHPERVSELVVRGIYTLTKAELDWYYQFGVSEMFPDKWERFIAPIPPEERHEMMRAYHRRLTSEDRATRLAAARAWSIWEGETITLLPEPATSTPFEDEEYAHAFARIENHFFVNAGWLEEGQLLRDAHKLHAIPGVIVHGRYDMPCPAKYAWQLHKAWPDAEFHLVEGAGHAYSEPGILDRLIRATDKFAGKVE
- the cimA gene encoding citramalate synthase; this translates as MTRERIYLFDTTLRDGQQTPGIDFSVEDKIAIASLLDQFGMDYVEGGYPGANPTDTEFFKCRRTEQASFVAFGMTKRAGVSASNDPGLNALLDAKSDAICLVAKSWDYHVKVALGCSNEENLDNIRASVEAVVSSGREAMVDCEHFFDGYKANPAYAIACAKTARDAGARWVVLCDTNGGTQTPEIRDIVSAVIAAGVPGANLGIHAHNDTGQAVANSLAAIEAGVRQIQGTLNGIGERCGNANLVTLIATLGLKEAYSSRFETGIDAERLQELTKLAHAFDELLNRSPDPQAPYVGASAFATKAGIHASALLKDPRTYEHVAPETVGNLRKVMVSDQGGKANFINALKRRGITVSKDDPRLDKLISIVKEREATGYAYEGADASFALLASRILGSVPDFFRVESFRVMVERRFDANGKLKTVSEAVVKVIVDGETMMSVAEGHGPVNALDLALRKDLGKYQSEIADLELADYKVRILNGGTEAVTRVLIESTDRTGARWWTVGVSDNIIDASFQALMDSIVYKLLKNRDQVGLIAAE
- the rarD gene encoding EamA family transporter RarD; the protein is MAEQNANVPAENVDSPKGFAFALAAYLLWGFLPFFMKAVSHIPAAEVVAHRIVWSVPLAGLVLLWLGRTQDVKVALRSPRVLMMATLTAALITVNWGIYVWAIGAGRAIETALGYYINPLFSIFLGALLLKERPNPAQMVAIGLAAVAVGVLAFDAGGLPWVSIGLCFSWGFYAFFRKTLPVGPNQGFFLEVLLLSIPAAGYIIWLEATGKGHFLGAANMTDVLLLLACGIVTAVPLMIYANGAKLLRLSTIGIMQYIAPTMIFLIAVFIFHEPFGTAKLIAFALIWAALFIYSGAMLAESRSRRAVQPTPAE
- a CDS encoding TIGR00730 family Rossman fold protein, which codes for MNKETTPILSVCVYCGSQPGRDDAHIQADRILGKSIADHGLRVVYGGGTRGIMGAVASGVLSAGGHVTGIIPEFLMDKEATRHSLGQLNELIVTADMHERKHKMFERADAFVALPGGIGTLEEIVEIMTWAQLGRHRKPMVFGNVNGFWDPMLELIDHMRDQGFVHTAHLVQPLVIDRAEDIVPGILASARANGRDGEAEIISRL
- a CDS encoding ABCB family ABC transporter ATP-binding protein/permease yields the protein MPQKKTVSADRANPIGTIANLWPYMWPADRIDLKLRVVWATVILVAAKAVLILVPYFFKWATDALNDKPDALGYLPQFLTGAVMLVLAYNLARLLQAGLNQLRDALFASVGQHAVRQLAYKTFVHMHQLSLRFHLERRTGGLSRIIERGTKGIETIVRFTILNSVPTLIEFLLTAVIFWWGYGFTYLLVTAVTVWLYIWFTVRASDWRIAIRRSMNDSDTDANTKAIDSLLNFETVKYFGNEEMEAKRFDKSMERYERAATQVWTSLGWLNFGQALIFGAGTAVMMTISALAVQRGEQTIGDFVFINAMLIQLAIPLNFIGFVYREIRQGLTDIEHMFDLLDVRAEVLDRPNAKELKIEQGAIAFKDVQFAYDPARPILKGISFEVPAGRTVAVVGPSGAGKSTLSRLLYRFYDVQEGSITIDGQDVRDITQKSLRAVIGMVPQDTVLFNDTIAYNIRYGRVTASDAEVEAAAEAAQIADFIRDLPEGFRAMVGERGLKLSGGEKQRVAIARTILKAPPILILDEATSALDTKTEQEIQAALDVVSRNRTTLVIAHRLSTVINADEIIVLKDGVIAERGTHGELIDRDGLYASMWSRQREATQAEEQLKRVRESDELGIVDRGVPAL
- a CDS encoding phosphatidylserine decarboxylase translates to MSLIDTVRNTLVPVHREGYRFIAIFFVVSLALGFLWEPLMWIGFLLTAWCAYFFRDPERMTPIDDDLVISPADGTVSSVATVTPPEELGLGSEPMLRISVFMNVFNCHVNRAPMSGTVRRIAYRAGKFVNAELDKASQENERNGLVIETKHGQIGVVQIAGLVARRILCWTRESASLEAGERFGLIRFGSRLDVFLPAGAEPRVTVGQTATGGETVLAEFGSAKGPVISRRV